The Mucilaginibacter yixingensis genome window below encodes:
- a CDS encoding 1-acyl-sn-glycerol-3-phosphate acyltransferase, whose protein sequence is MRKIFGIILTPIHYIFFGLSLLVFHPLQWMAYNWFGYTAHKRVVDALNWCLTASYYCLGNTVTFINNQNLPLDRSIIFIANHQSTYDIPPMIYFLRKYHAKFVSKIELTKGIPSVSYNLKYGGAANIDRKDQRQSITELMKLGERMKANTWGCVIFPEGTRSKDGQVKTFQSAGVAAIMKRCPDALIVPIAIKNSWKMVQWGAFPLGPFNTMRWEVLDPIDPKSGTVAEVVLKAEEAVKKCLGQ, encoded by the coding sequence ATGAGAAAAATATTCGGCATCATTCTTACACCTATTCACTATATCTTTTTCGGTTTATCGTTGCTGGTTTTTCATCCTTTACAGTGGATGGCTTATAACTGGTTTGGCTATACCGCTCATAAGCGGGTGGTTGATGCGTTGAACTGGTGCTTAACAGCCTCTTATTATTGTTTAGGTAACACGGTTACGTTTATAAACAACCAGAACCTGCCGCTGGATCGTTCCATTATATTTATTGCTAATCACCAGAGCACTTATGATATCCCGCCGATGATTTATTTCCTGCGGAAATACCATGCTAAGTTTGTTTCTAAGATAGAATTGACCAAAGGGATCCCATCGGTATCTTATAACCTGAAATACGGTGGTGCGGCTAATATTGACCGTAAAGATCAGCGCCAATCTATCACCGAGCTGATGAAGCTTGGCGAACGCATGAAGGCCAATACCTGGGGCTGTGTGATCTTCCCCGAAGGAACCCGCTCTAAAGACGGACAAGTAAAAACATTCCAATCTGCCGGTGTGGCTGCCATTATGAAACGTTGTCCTGATGCTTTAATCGTACCCATTGCCATCAAAAATTCATGGAAAATGGTACAATGGGGCGCTTTCCCGCTCGGTCCGTTTAACACTATGCGTTGGGAAGTGCTGGATCCGATTGATCCTAAAAGCGGGACGGTGGCCGAGGTGGTGTTGAAAGCTGAGGAAGCGGTGAAGAAGTGTTTGGGGCAGTAA
- the pyrH gene encoding UMP kinase yields MKYKRILLKLSGESLMGDKQYGIDNARVMQYAHDIKQAHEAGIEMAIVVGGGNIFRGLSAEKSGMERAQADYMGMLATVINCMAIQNALESLGVDTRLQSAIKMEQICEPYIRRRAMRHLELGKIVIFGAGTGNPYFTTDTAASLRAIEIKADVVLKGTRVDGIYTADPEKDPSATRYDEISFQEVYDKGLNVMDMTAITLCQENKLPIIVFDMNKEGNFIKIAQGEPIGTLVK; encoded by the coding sequence ATGAAATACAAAAGAATATTACTGAAACTGAGCGGCGAATCGCTAATGGGCGATAAACAGTACGGCATCGACAACGCCCGTGTAATGCAATATGCCCATGACATTAAACAAGCGCATGAAGCAGGCATTGAAATGGCGATTGTTGTTGGTGGCGGTAACATTTTCAGAGGCCTGAGCGCCGAGAAATCTGGCATGGAACGCGCACAGGCAGATTACATGGGCATGCTGGCCACAGTAATTAACTGTATGGCTATCCAGAACGCGCTGGAATCGCTAGGGGTAGATACCCGTTTGCAGTCGGCTATTAAAATGGAGCAGATTTGCGAGCCATACATCCGTCGCCGCGCTATGCGTCACCTGGAATTGGGCAAAATTGTGATCTTCGGCGCCGGTACCGGTAACCCGTATTTCACTACAGATACCGCGGCTTCCCTGCGTGCTATCGAGATCAAAGCTGATGTGGTTTTGAAAGGCACCCGTGTAGACGGCATCTACACTGCCGATCCGGAGAAAGACCCATCTGCTACCCGTTATGACGAGATCAGCTTCCAGGAAGTGTACGACAAAGGCCTGAACGTAATGGACATGACCGCTATTACCCTGTGCCAGGAAAACAAACTCCCAATCATCGTTTTCGATATGAACAAAGAAGGCAACTTTATAAAGATTGCCCAGGGCGAGCCAATTGGTACTTTGGTTAAATAA
- a CDS encoding NUDIX hydrolase, with product MQNPEENPWAITSQQNIYDNPWINVTEYQVINPSGNPGIYGKVHFKNRAIGVVTLDADMNTYLVGQYRFPIDEYSWELPEGGGPLGIEPIEGAKRELLEETGLIAHEWTEIQRMHLSNSVSDELCFLFLARNLEQHEAEPEETEQLQVRKLPFKDVYEMVCNGQITDSMTVAAVLRVQLMILEGKI from the coding sequence GCAAAATATTTATGATAATCCGTGGATCAATGTAACCGAATACCAGGTAATCAATCCATCAGGAAATCCGGGTATCTATGGCAAGGTGCATTTTAAAAATCGGGCCATCGGCGTGGTTACGCTAGACGCTGATATGAACACTTATCTGGTTGGTCAATACCGTTTCCCGATTGATGAGTACAGCTGGGAATTGCCCGAGGGCGGCGGCCCGCTTGGAATTGAACCAATAGAAGGGGCCAAGCGTGAGTTACTGGAAGAAACCGGGCTAATTGCTCATGAATGGACCGAAATACAACGGATGCATCTTTCTAACTCCGTAAGCGATGAGTTGTGCTTCCTCTTCCTGGCCCGCAACCTGGAACAGCATGAAGCTGAGCCTGAGGAGACAGAGCAATTGCAGGTTCGCAAGTTGCCGTTTAAAGATGTTTACGAAATGGTATGCAATGGCCAGATTACCGATTCAATGACCGTGGCTGCAGTGTTGCGGGTACAATTGATGATTTTGGAGGGGAAGATTTAA